One window of Vicia villosa cultivar HV-30 ecotype Madison, WI unplaced genomic scaffold, Vvil1.0 ctg.000133F_1_1, whole genome shotgun sequence genomic DNA carries:
- the LOC131624544 gene encoding uncharacterized protein LOC131624544, whose protein sequence is MYVSEFPEESTAKHLFELFGCIGSVVEVAISPRRNSFGKRSGFARFVEVRDGRLLAVRLDNIIIAGKKLHVNLPRYCRVQQTGVRRIAEFVRRDCGRTQVRNAGVGFGNTRVDSFRNDKSYAEAVNNDSPASEVNGVSSNALHFNSSSERRERLAKAYVGRVCILGSSYNIHTHFELEGVYAVKVSPLGSNLCLLEELKEGYIKDLIAEGESWWKSWFLEIVKWEERLVDESRDVWIRIFGIPVHSWSADFFVAVANLWGRFISLDETTAKGETFDVARILISVPIAVKILDAVNVVIDEVSFKFNFVSEEDWVVDDEGEDDLGGSADAVDSIEQFSSKHCTETKSMNNSATINRWAEGPVLSAAACAKVGSCEVNSSQVKKMGKRIKYKNVNGVGNTSRKYKGAGNIFKSTCRSTIKEIGKAKGVESLNVREDGVNSGKSSVCYGNQLEESDIRRNNGRQWDFLNRGVGYKLWEAIVELGVVDEEGRSKLISRIESLEQKREVEGEERKELKKGGK, encoded by the exons ATGTATGTCTCTGAGTTTCCAGAGGAGTCAACTGCTAAACATCTTTTTGAGTTGTTTGGATGTATCGGGAGTGTGGTTGAAGTCGCCATTTCTCCAAGGAGAAACTCGTTCGGGAAGAGGTCCGGGTTTGCTCGTTTCGTAGAGGTAAGGGACGGGAGGCTTCTTGCGGTTCGCTTGGACAACATCATCATTGCCGGTAAGAAACTTCATGTCAATCTCCCTAGATATTGTAGGGTTCAGCAGACGGGTGTGAGGAGGATTGCAGAGTTTGTTAGAAGAGATTGCGGTAGGACTCAGGTTAGGAATGCAGGTGTGGGGTTTGGCAACACTAGAGTCGATTCTTTTAGGAATGACAAATCTTATGCTGAAGCAGTGAAcaatgattccccagcaagtgAGGTTAATGGGGTTTCGAGCAACGCGTTACATTTCAATTCTTCTTCTGAGCGGAGAGAAAGGTTGGCCAAAGCCTATGTTGGTAGAGTCTGCATTCTAGGTTCTTCTTATAACATACACACCCATTTCGAATTGGAGGGGGTTTATGCGGTGAAAGTGTCGCCTTTAGGGAGTAATTTGTGTCTGTTAGAGGAATTAAAGGAGGGTTACATCAAAGATTTGATAGCAGAAGGGGAGAGTTGGTGGAAGTCTTGGTTTTTGGAGATAGTCAAATGGGAAGAACGATTGGTGGATGAAAGTAGGGATGTTTGGATTAGGATTTTCGGGATCCCGGTTCATTCATGGTCCGCTGATTTCTTTGTAGCAGTGGCTAATCTATGGGGGAGGTTTATTTCCTTAGACGAAACGACGGCGAAAGGTGAAACTTTTGATGTGGCAAGGATCTTGATCAGTGTTCCAATTGCTGTTAAGATCCTCGATGCTGTTAATGTCGTGATTGACGAAGTTTCCTTTAAGTT CAATTTTGTTTCGGAAGAGGATTGGGTCGTCGATGACGAGGGAGAGGATGATTTGGGGGGTTCTGCAGACGCAGTGGACAGCATTGAACAATTTTCTTCGAAGCACTGTACTGAGACCAAATCTATGAATAATTCGGCTACCATTAATCGATGGGCAGAAGGGCCAGTTTTATCCGCTGCGGCTTGTGCTAAGGTAGGGAGTTGTGAGGTTAACAGCAGCCAG GTGAAAAAAATGGGGAAAAGGATTAAATACAAGAATGTGAATGGGGTGGGAAATACTAGTAGAAAATATAAGGGTGCTGGCAACATTTTTAAATCTACATGCCGTAGCACAATCAAGGAAATCGGGAAGGCAAAGGGAGTCGAATCTTTAAATGTGAGGGAGGATGGAGTTAATAGTGGTAAATCTTCGGTGTGTTATGGGAATCAATTGGAGGAGTCGGATATTCGTAGGAATAATGGAAGGCAATGGGATTTTTTAAATAGGGGTGTGGGGTATAAATTATGGGAGGCAATTGTCGAATTGGGGGTGGTGGATGAGGAGGGAAGGAGCAAGTTAATTAGTAGGATTGAAAGTCTGGAACAAAAGAGAGAGGTGGAAGGAGAAGAAAGGAAGGAGCTTAAAAAAGGTGGGAAATGA